ATGTAGAGGAGGAAGAAGTAGAGTGGTTAGATGATTTAGAAGGAGATGATGAAGAGAGCATTGCAGATGAAGCTACTAAAGCTGTAGAAGCTGCTTTCAAGTGGTGTGATGCTGAGTTAGAAAAATATGATGACGAAGATTTAGACTAAAAATGACTTAAATTCGTTATTAACATAAAAGGCTGTTATTGGGGTGTCCAGTAGCGGCTTTTTTTGTGATATTTTTTACAGAAGTCGTAAAATAGTCAGCTTTATATTCTGAATAAAATCAAAAATTGAGTATTTTTGGAACGCTCTAATTTTTGAAAAATAAAATCTAAAAAATCTAATAATGAGTAAAAGAATTTACATAGAAAAAAGAGGGATTTTTGATGTAGAAAGTCCTAAAATTTTTGATGAAATAAAGAATATATTACCTCACATCAAACAGGTAAAGGTTTATAATATCTATGATGTTTTTGGACTTAATGATACTGATTTTGATAAAGTAGTATATAATGTATTTGCAGACCCTGTAACCGATGTTTTGCATTATGAAAATCCTGCTAAGAGTTCATCTTTTGCTATGGAGTTTCTACCAGGTCAATATGACCAAAGGGCAGATTCTGCGCAGCAATGTATTGTATTGCTAACAGAAAATACCCAAGCTAAAGTAAGAAGCGGGAAGCTAGTAGAAATAGAGGGTATCAACAAAGAAGGACTACAAAAAGTAAAAGATTTACTCATCAATAGAGTAGAGTCACAAGAGAAAGACCTTTCTAAATTGGAAATTCCAGAAGAGGAAACCCCGAAAGATGTAGTAATCTATCACGATTTTATAACTTTAAACGAATCACAACTAAAGGAGTTCTATACAGAGCAAAACTTCGCCTTTGGGTTAGACGATTTAGCTTATATACAAGATTATTTTAAGTCAGAACAGAGAAATCCAACAGAAACAGAGCTTAAAGTTTTAGATACTTATTGGAGTGACCATTGCCGACACACTACCTTTGAAACAGAACTTAAAGACATTCGTTTTGAGGGACAGTTTAAGGCTACTTTAGAACATATTTTTAAAGATTATTTAGAAAAAAGAGCGTTTTTAGGACGAGAAGCTAAACCTGTTTCGTTAATGGATTTAGCTACTGTTTGTGCTAAATATTTCCATAAAACGGGAAAACTAGATAATCTTGTGGTTTCAGACGAAATCAATGCTTGTACTATCAAAATAGATGCTGAATTTGATGGTAAAAAAGAGCCTTGGTATCTTTTATTTAAAAATGAAACTCACAATCACCCTACGGAAATAGAACCTTTTGGTGGTGCATCTACTTGTTTAGGTGGTGCTATCAGAGACCCGTTATCTGGGCGTTCGTTTGTGTATCAGGCGATGCGTCTTTCGGGAGCGGCAGATGTATTAGAGCCTATGGAAAACACGCTCAAAGGTAAACTGCCTCAAAGAACAATTACCAAACAAGCCGCTAATGGCTATTCGTCCTACGGAAATCAAATTGGTTTAGCGACGACACAAGTTTCCGAAATTTATCACGAGGGCTATCGTGCTAAGAGGATGGAAGTTGGTTTTGTGGTAGGAGCTGTACCCGTAGATTGGGTAAAAAGAGAGCAACCTAAGGCAGGAGATTTAGTCATTATTTTAGGTGGTGCTACAGGTAGAGACGGTGTAGGAGGTGCTACAGGAAGTTCTAAAGAGCAAGACGAAACTTCTATCCATGCACTATCTACCGAGGTACAAAAGGGTAATGCTGTAGAGGAGAGAAAAATACAAAGGCTTTTCAGAAATCCAGAGGTTACAAAGTTAATTAAAAAATCAAATGATTTTGGTGCTGGAGGGGTTTCGGTAGCAATAGGCGAAATAGCTGAAAGTTTGGAGGTTAATCTTGATGTTCTTCCTTTAAAATACGAAGGGCTTAACGGAACCGAATTAGCCATATCCGAATCTCAAGAGAGAATGGCGGTGGTAATAGATGCCAACGATAAAGATAAATTCATCAGCTTTTGTAAGACAGAGAATATTTTGGCAGTAGAAGTTGCTAAAGTTACAGATTCTGGCAGAATGCAAATGTTTTGGAGAGGTGAGAAAATTGTGGATTTGAGCCGAGCGTTTTTAGATACCAATGGCTGTTCTAAAACACAAAAAGCATTAGTTAATCATCTTCAAGAAGTACAGGCAGAAAGGTTAGAATTTAACGAAACTAACTTTAAAAAATTATTAGCCGACAAAAATGTAGCCTCTCAAAAAGGGTTATTAGAAATGTTTGACTCTAGCGTGGGAGCAACTACGGTAGCGATGCCTCTAGGTGGAAAACATCAATTAACACCAATGGAGGGAAGCGTTCAAACTTTACCAATTATGGAGGCTAAGGATATAGAAACTGTTTCTTTAGCCAGTTGGGGATTTGATGCTGCCATTTCGGGACAAAACTCAATGGTGGGAGCGGCTAATGCCGTAGTGGAAAGTGTGGCTAAAATTGTAGCGATGGGTGGAGATTTCCGCAAAATTCGTTTGAGTTTCCAAGAATATTTTGAAAAACTTGGACAAAATCCTGATAAATGGGGGAAACCATTAGCATCATTGCTAGGAGCTTATCATGCTCAGATGAACTTTGAGTTAGCCGCTATTGGCGGAAAAGACTCTATGTCTGGCACTTATCAAGACATCAATGTACCGCCTACACTTATTTCGTTTGCGTGTGCAGATGGTCAGAAATCAAATATCATTTCGCCTGAATTTAAAAAAGCAGGAAATTTAATTTATCATTTCTATCATCAATCTCAAGAAACAGAAGAAGCTAAAGGACTTCCTAACTATAACGATTTGAAAGAAATATACACCTATATTTTTAGTCAAATTAAAGATAAAAAAATTGTTTCTGTAAAAACTATAAAAGAAGGTGGTATCGCTGTGGGATTAGCCAAAATGGCTTTTGGAAATGGGCTAGGTGCAATAGTTAATACCAATGATACAGCTTTATTAGAAAAAAACATTGGTGGATTGCTTATTGAAAGTACAGAGCCTTTATCTCACCAATTACTACAAAAGATAGGTGAAGTTAGCAATGATAAAAAATTAGTAATCAACAATGATAGTTTTGATATAGACGATTTGAAGAAGGTCTATTGCCAAACTTTTGAAACGCTTTTCCCAACAAAGGAAAAACAAAAAATAGAGCTAGAATTGGACACCGAACTCAATTCTATTGAACCTAGAACGATTATTATTAAAAAACATCATATTACCAAACCAAAGGTATTCACTCCTGTTTTCCCAGGTACTAATTGCGAATACGAAACACTTAATGCTTTCCGAAAAGAAGGAGCAGAGGTTTCTATGAAGCCATTGGTTAATCTTAACCACACTGCTTTGCAAGAGAGTATCAAAGCGTGGGCTAAGGAGATAGACCAATCTCAGATTTTGGCTTTTTCGGGTGGTTTCTCTGCTGGAGACGAACCAGATGGCTCTGCCAAATTCATCGTAAATGTGCTTAAGAATGATATAATGTGTGAGGCTGTACACCGACTTTTGGAAAGAGATGGTATGATTATCGGTATCTGTAATGGCTTCCAAGCATTGGTAAAATCGGGTCTATTACCTTATGGTGAGATTAGAGATTTAGACCAAAATTCCCCTACTTTGGCTCATAACAGTATCGGCAGACATATTTCTCAAATGGTAAATGTGAAGGTGGTTAATGAGGATAGCCCTTGGCTTAAAGGTATGAAAGGGGAGATTTATACCATTCCTATTTCCCACGGAGAGGGACGATTTATGGCATCAGAAGAAGTGATTACTCAATTATACAAGAATGGACAAATTGCGACACAATATGTAGATTTAGACGGAGCTATTGCTCACGGTATGCCATACAATCCTAACAATTCTCTATTTGCGATTGAGGGTATTACCAGCCCTTGCGGTAAGATATTCGGTAGAATGGGACACCCTGAACGCTATGCAGAAGGATTGATGAAGAATATCCCAACGGCAAACTATCATAATATATTTAAGAACGGGGTTTCTTATTTCAGAGATTAAATTGAGTGAATGTTTTAGAAAAATAATAAATAAATAAAAAGTATAAAAATGAGTCAAAAAGGAGCTATGCTTTACGAAGGTAAGGCGAAACAGGTATTCGCTACGGATAAAGCAGAAGAGGTGATTGTTCGTTTTAAAGATGATGCTACAGCATTTAATGCTCAAAAAAAAGGACAAGTAGATAAGAAAGGGCAAATGAATAACGCCATTACAACGCTTATTTTTCAATATCTTAATGAGAAGGGAATTCCTACCCATTTTATTAAACAACTAGACGACAGAGAGCAGTTGGTGAAAAAAGTGGATATTATTCCGTTGGAAATGGTAGTGAGAAACTATTCTGCGGGAAGTATGGCACAGCGTTTAGGTATGGAAGAAGGTATCAAATCTCCTATTACTATTTTTGATATTTGCTATAAAAAAGATGAGTTGGGAGACCCACTAATCAACGATTATCACGCCATATTTCTAGGAGCTGCTACGAGAGAAGAACTAGACGAGATGTATTCCTTAACGGATAAAATCAACCAAATTCTAATTGAGTTATTTGATAAAATGAATATCATCTTAGTGGATTTCAAAATAGAGCTTGGTAAAACATCGGACGGACAAATCATTTTAGCTGATGAAATTTCTCCTGATACTTGCCGACTTTGGGATAAAGATACAATGAAAAAACTGGATAAAGACCGTTTTAGAAGGGATTTAGGTGGTGTTACAGAGGCATACGAGGAAATTTACGAAAGACTAAAAAAAGTGTTAGCATAACTAACCCATATTTAGGATATATTAACTAATGAAAAACTTAACTGAACATAAGGAAACTTATCTAAAGCAGTTTCAACATCGTCCGTATGGGAGAAATCTGTTGAGAACGAAACAAGAAGAGGCTTTAGACGCTCCACAAGAAGAGTGTGGTATCTTTGGACTGTATTCGGAAGAAAATTTGGATACCTTTTCATTGTCTCAATTTGGGCTTTTTGCTCTTCAGCACAGAGGTCAAGAGGCTTGTGGTATTTCTGTAAGTAACAGCGGAAAAATCATCAATATTAAAGATGAAGGGCTTGTTTTAGATGTCTATAAAGAAATTAAAGACCCCGAAGATTTTATGGGGAATGCCGTAATAGGGCATACCAGATATACCACTGCTGGGGATAAGAAAAAATACAACTATCAGCCGTTTTTCGCTAAAAATGAGTACGACCAAATTATCCTATCCATAGCTCATAATGGCAACCTAACCAATGCTATGGAACTAAAGCAAGAGTTAGAAGCAGAGGGGGTGGTTTTTAGAGCAACTTCCGACTCTGAAGTTATCCTAAGACTTATCCAAAAGAACTTAGATTTAGGGCTTCGTGGAGCAATAAAGGTAACGATGGAGAAGATAAAAGGAGCTTACTCTGTGGTGGGTATGACCCGAAACAAATTCTTTGCTTTTAGAGATTTTAACGGCATTCGTCCGTTGGTACTAGGGGAGATGAAAGAAGGGAATACCTATGTAGTTGCTTCTGAAAGTTGTGCTTTAGACGCTGTGGGAGCTACCTATGTAAGAGATATTAAACCTGGAGAAATCATCTACATAGGTGAAAACGAAGAAGGGCTAAAATCTTACATGGTAAAAAATGATTGCGAAAGAAATATTTGCTCTTTCGAGTACATCTATTTTGCACGACCAGACTCCGAGATGGAGCAAATAAATGTACACGAAATTAGAGAAAAATCTGGGGAGAAAATTTGGGAACAAGCTCCTGTAGAAGCTGATATTGTTATAGGGGTTCCTGATTCTGGAGTACCAGCAGCTATTGGGTTTTCCAAAGCATCAGGTATTCCGTTTCGTCCTGTTTTAATTAAAAATAGATATATTGGTCGTTCTTTTATCGTGCCTACACAAGAGATGAGAGAGCGAATAGTGAATTTAAAACTTAACCCTATTATTTCCGAAATTAAAGGGAAACGAGTAGTAATTATAGACGACTCTATTGTAAGAGGGACAACTTCCAAACGATTGGTGAAGATTTTAAAAGATGCTGGAGTTAAAGAAATTCACTTCAGAAGTGTATCTCCGCCTATTATTGCACCATGCTATTTGGGGATAGATACACCCACGAAAGATGATTTAATCTCTGCCAATATGAGTTTAGAAGAACTAAGAAATTATTTAGGAGTGGATACTCTAGAGTTCTTAAGCTTAGAAAATCTTAAAGCTATTTTAGGCTCGGACAAGCATTGTTTCGGTTGCTTTACAGAGCGTTATCCTGTGGCTAAAGATTGAATTTCCTAATATAGTTACGGATATATAAAAACTCCACATATACATTAAGGAGCTATGAATAAAAAATCAAAAATGTTTTATTTCTTAAGCTCCTTTTTTGATGTAAAAAATTGTGAATTGAGGTTTGGAAATATAAAATTTTAGACTTTTGGAATAGTAAAATCAAAAAATATATAAATTCATTAGGAATTTATGATTGATAAAATGTAAAAGGGAAAAAACAGTAATTACAGGGGAGAAAAACCTAATTGTAATTGGTAGAAATACAATCGCAAGTAGAAAAAATGCAAATGTAAAGGGGTAAAACAGAATTACAGGTAGAAAAAACCTAACTGTAAAAGATAAAAATGAAAAAACGCAAATGCAAAAGGGTAAAATACTAGATATAAGGCAAATCTATTTCTATTAAATACATATCTTTATATGCATTTATTTTTTTTGTTTCCTTGCTTCCTATAGATATAATTTTGTCTTTTTTTTCTACTATTGAAACTTCCTCTAAATTATCTGCCGCTATGTGATACGGAGGAGTATTGGGATAAATTATATAAGCAGGAATAATTTTATTATCTTCAACATTAAGCTCTCTGTAAATTTTCTCCAATCTTGCATACCCCGAGAGTTGTCTAATATCCTCCTTACTTGGGTTGCTATTATTATAGCGAGGTTTATATTTAGCATCAACAACCGCTTTCAAACCATTTGAATTTATGAGGAAATCTAACTCCTGATAATTTGCCTTATAATGATAAATTACCTCTCCTCTTTCAGGGAATTGCTCCCTTAATTTCTTGAAAACATACAACTCAAACAATTTACTCATATCAATCCAGTGAGGTGGATATTTACATTTTTTATGAGAGGTATTCTCGTAAGAATGATGAGTAAGTTTTAAAATTTGATTACCAAGACTATATACTGTATTGTATATTTTATAGAACACATTATCTTCTCTCTTTTTAAATTCTGAAAACGTTTTATCTTCAACTGTATTGAAAACAGCCAAATTATAATTCAGAATATTTTTCAGTTTATCTTTTAATTTATCATTCTGATAATTGGAAATATACGATTTTACAAATTTAAGAACATATTTTATAAATTGATTTCCCTCTGTATTAATTCCAAATTCTTGATAAGAACAAACTGTATAAGTGAACCGCTGTTTTAGAGCATTTCTTTTAACTTGTTCACTTACTAAAATCTTACCTTTTATACGATTTCTTAGACTCTCTTTTTGATTATAATAAGACTTTTTTAGTCCCATTCTCACAATTTGTTTGGTAGTCATCAAAAATTGAATGACTAAAAAGAGTGTCAATGGTACTAATGTATCTGTTTCTATTTCTATCCATTTTTCTTCAAAATAGATTTCTGTAAGCCCTTCCAAATGATTAAAATTCTCAGGTTCAGTAAGAGCTTCCATCAACATTCCCAAAACATCTAATTTTTGCTCTTCATTATTAACTTTTGGACTAATTAGTAATGTTTTTCCCCATTCTTTAATTTTACACAAACCTATGTAATAAGAAGTTTCTAAAAAATATTTTTCAGAATTCCAATCCACCCGAAAACATAATGCATTATTACGCTTAAAATAAATTGCTTGCGGAATAGACAAGTCTCCCGAAAGTGCTATTCTTTCTAGCAACTCTTGCTTCGTAAAGCTTTCTTTATAATGGTGGTGTTCCGTCAATTTCAGCATCACTTTCTTGCGTGATTTTGTTAGATACTTTTAGCTCTTCAATTTTTAATTTAGCTTCTTCCGTTAAAATTCCATCTCTAACATATTCTCTTAAAATGGGTTTTATTTCGTATTCCAAACGAGTATCCATAGAAACTCCTTCATCAGATTTATCAATAAAATATGAATGTCCTATTTGAACTTGCTCTTTCGTAAATTCATTAGATAAATAATGGTCAAATAATGCAGCTACCTCGCTAAACAGTATTTCATCAAATTTAGTTTCACCATTGTCTAAAACTTTAGGCAATACATCTACAAATGCAAACCGCCTTCTAATAGCATAATCTATTTGAGAAACACTACGGTCAGCAGTATTCATCGTTCCAATGATATAAAGATTTGGCGGTAAAGTAATTTTATGACTTCCTTCAACTTCATACATACTATCCACCGCTTCACCACGGTATTCCAATGCATAGATTAACTCACCTAGTACCGACGAAAGATTGGCACGGTTAATTTCATCTATTACAAGAATATAATCTTTTTGGGGAATATTGATGGTTTCGGCATTTTCTATTGTTAAATTATTTTCCTTCAAATAATTATTAAACAAATTAACTACTCTGATGTAATAGCTTGAGTGCCACCTTGCTAATCCTGATAAATTTTCGTTATTCTTAACATCTTGCCGAGTAGTATTATTATCTAAAAAGGCTTGTTTTATATCTTTAAAAAGCATTCTATTGCCATTTTCTAACCAGCCTACATTTCCCTTGTATCTAAAAGCATCTTCATCTATTGAAATAATGGAAACGTTTGGAGTCAAGTAAAGGTTTTTCTCAACTTGTTCTGATATAGAGTCAACAAATTGTTCAAAATATTGGTCTAACTTTATTTCTTTAGAAACCTCATGTACGGGTCGTCTACTTTTGTTGTAATTATCCAAAGCTTCCTTTGCCAACTTTCCCAAAACTTTATTTACGGCTTTATAGGAAATTGAGCTATTTTGCCCTTCCGCTACAATCCCTCTTACAAAATCTTCATAAGTATAGCTCGGGTGAAATTGAACAATTTTAAATTGCTCGTGATGGTTTAAATCTTCTATATCTTCAACCTCCAATATTTCCTTTGCCATAAGTTTGGCTTGTCTGGTTTTTCCCGTACCTGGAGGTCCCTGTAAAATGATTTGTTTTTTGTATTTGAGAAGATTTATTATATTTTTTGTATAGTTATGTTCTTCCATATTATTTTTTTCAATCATTTGAACTGACTCAAATATTTCTTCATAAACTTTACATTGTTTAAACCTCATATCATAATACATTTCCAATAAATTTACCCCATCTATAGAAAATCTCCCATTATCTAGTGGTTCTGTTTTTAACTCTTTTCCAAACAAAATAAATTGTCCTTCTTTTATATTTTTTAAGTCATTAATATTACAATCAAATAATTTGTAATCATCTAATTGATTTTCTATTTTTTCTATTTTACTTATAAAAGGGGATATGAATTTTGAAATATTTTTCACAGGATTGAGATTATTTATTGACTTTTGGGCGTTAAAACCTAACCCATATCTAATACAACTCCTTTCCTCATTTATATGTATATGATATTGTAACTCTTTTTCACTCCCTTTATTGATGGTCCAATAATTATCCCTTACATTTCCAAATATCTCACTTAAGGAGGCTTTCCTCAAATTACCATTAAATTGTATTCTTTTTTCTTGAAAATCTTTAATAAATTCCCCTCCAAATAAATTATGTAATTCATCAACTAATCCTTGTAAGTTATCAAAATCAAATCTCTTATTATACTCTAAAAAAGAAACTAAATGGGTATTAATAATCGCTTTGGGAACGCCATTTCCAGTTTTTTTTGAATAAGAACTGAAAGGTTCTTTCTCTTGTTTTAAAAGATTTGTTATTTCTTCAGGATTCTCGATAGAAAAAGGGCTAACACTATAAGTCCTTTCAAATTCATTAATTAGTTGCTCTATTCTTCTATCAAAGTTTGATACATTGAAATACTGTTTATAACTTGTTAAGTTCTTTATAAGAACGGTTAAGTAAAACTTTTTAAACTTTGAGAGCTTATCCATATTATGGCAACTTAAAGTATATTTTAATTAACTTACAACCAACTTAAAGTATTTATCATCACTCTCAGTTACTAGAGAAATTAAATTATTAGAAACTAATAGTTTAGAAGACTTATCCCATTTCTTTCCACTTAAACCTGATTGTGTTTTTAAGTCCGCTATCAGCATTTTACCGTTGTTTTTATTAAGAATACCAAGGATAATTTCTTCGTTTTCTCCAATCTCTACTTTAGGCTGAGTCTTTTCTGGTCTCATTTGAGGGAAGAATAGTACTTCCTGAATAGAAGCATTATTCGTCAAAAACATCACCAATCTATCCATACCAATACCCAAACCAGCGGTAGGTGGCATACCGTATTCTAAAGCTCTTAGAAAATCTTGGTCAATAAACATCGCTTCGTCATCACCCTTTTCTGAAAGTTTAAGCTGCTCTTCAAAGCGTTCTCTTTGGTCAATAGGGTCGTTAAGCTCAGAGTAAGCATTCGCAATTTCTTTTCCGCAAACCATCAATTCAAATCTTTCGGTTAAGCCCTCTTTGCTTCGGTGTTTTTTGGTCAGCGGCGACATTTCGATAGGGTAATCGGTAATGAAAGTCGGCTGAATGAAATTACCTTCGCACTTCTCTCCGAAAATTTCGTCAATGAGCTTGCCTTTCCCCATCGTGTCATCTACCTCTATACCGATAGACTTAGCAAAGGTTCTAAGTTCCTCTTCGGTTTTTCCTGTAATATCAAACCCTGTAAATTTCTGAATGGCTTCCGTCATAGAAATTCTTGGATAAGGAGCTTTCCAATTGATGGTATGTTCGCCAAATTGAGATTCAGGTTTCCCATTCACCGCAGTAGCGCAATGTTCCAACAGTCTTTCGGTAAAATCCATCATCCAGTTGTAATCCTTGTACGCCACATAAATCTCCATGGCTGTAAACTCAGGGTTGTGAGTTCTGTCCATACCTTCGTTACGGAAGTTTTTAGAGAATTCATACACGCCATCAAATCCGCCTACGATAAGCCTTTTAAGATAAAGCTCGTTAGCAATTCTCATATATAATGGAATATCCAAGGCATTGTGATGCGTAATGAATGGTCTTGCTGAAGCTCCACCTGGAATAGCCTGTAAAATAGGCGTTTCTACTTCAAAGTATCCAGCGTCATTAAAGAACCCACGCATTGCGTTAAACAATTTGGTTCTTTTTACAAAAATTTCTTTAACATGTGGGTTTACTGTAAGATCCACGTAACGCTGTCTATAACGAAGTTCAGGGTCGTTAAAAGCATCGTGTACCACACCATTTTCATCAGTTCTTGGTTGAGGAAGTGGACGAAGAGTTTTGGTTAATAGAGTGAAATTTTTAACCATTACTGTCATTTCGCCCACTTGAGTTTTGAACAATTCTCCCTCTACGCCTATAATATCTCCAATATCTAAAAGATGTTTATAAACTTCGTTATAAAGGGTTTTGTCTTCGTCAGGACAAATTTCATCTCTATTAAAATACACTTGTATTCTGCCTTCGCTATCTTGTAATTCGGCAAAAGAAGCTTTCCCTTGGATTCTTCTAGACATCAGCCTACCAGCGATTTTAACCTTGCTTCCTTCTTGAAAATTTTCTTTTATAGATTGTGTGGTATGTGTAATAGCATATTCGTCTGCCGGAAAGGCATTTATGCCCATTTGAGAAAGTTTTTCTAACTTTTCTCTACGGATAATTTCTTGTTCTGATAAATGCATCATTTTATTCTAAATTACGAGGCTACAAAGTTAATAATTTAATATAGAGACACCAAAAACCTAAGATTGATATCATAAAAAAACTCAAGGCTATATAGAAAACCTTGAGTTTTTAAGTTAAAATATACTACAAAATACTTTATTTATTAGCTACTGTTTTATACTTGTTATCTATATCTGCCGTTAACGACTTCAAGAAAGCAACTATGTTTTCAACATCTTTATCACTAATATCCTTATTGTTTTGTATTTTACTCATAATTCTTACGGCTTCTTCTAATGAAGCTACAGAACCATCGTGGAAGTAAGGATAGGTTTTCTCAATGTTTCTAAGACTTGGTACTTTAAATAAATATTTATCTTTCTCATCTTTAGTTACATCTTGTCTTCCCAAATCTATTTTCTTACTCTTAGTGTAGTTCCAATAATCTGCATAAACCCCAAATTTTTGTAAAGAGCCTCCTCCTACGGCAGGACCGTTATGACAAGCTATACAAGCATTGTCTATAAAGGCTTTTAGACCATCTTTTTCCTTTTGTGTTAATGCATTTTCGTCTCCATTCAGATACTTATCAAATCTACTTTCAGGTAACAATTGTCTCTCGAAACTACCAATCGCTTTAGTTAAATTTTTATAAGTAATAGGCTGAGCTTCATTAGGAAATGCTTTTTTAAATAAAGCTTGATACTCAGGGATTTGTCTTAACCTGTCTTCTAAGAATTTCTCAGATGGGATATTGTGCTCTATTGGGTTTAAGATAGGCATTCCTGCTTGTTCCTCTACATCTTTAGCTCTTCCGTCCCAAAACTGCTGACTGTGTAGCGAAGCATAAATCACGGTAGGAGAGTTTCGTCCTCCAAATTCTTTAGTATCTCCAGGAGAAGTTGGCAGGTTATCTACACCAAAAGTATTTAAGTTATGACAAGAATTACAACTAATGGTTTCATTTTTAGAAAGTCTTTTGTCAAAATATAACTTCTGACCAAGATTAATCATATCCTCACTGAAATCACCTTTATCAGTTATTGATACTGGTTTAAAGTACTGATTAGCACTTCTCATTAAATCAGACATTCCAGAAGTGTCAAACACATACTCTGCTTTTCCTTTGTCCACTTGTTCAGTACAGCTTACTAACATAGCTCCTAAAAGTACTGTAAAAATAGCGTTACTCCTTCTCATATCAAAATTATTATATTTCTTTTGCAAAAATACCACATATTACCGAGATATATTATGATAAATTACATTTATAGAATATTTCTATTACCACTACTTTAATTATAATTTATTTTAAATATAAATAATGTAAGTGTCATTTTTTACAAAAAAAGTTAGTCATGAATTTTCACAACTAACTTTTATAATACTGAATGATAAAGTCTAATTTTAAAATAATTCTTTCCTTATAATATT
The genomic region above belongs to Riemerella anatipestifer and contains:
- the purF gene encoding amidophosphoribosyltransferase, with product MKNLTEHKETYLKQFQHRPYGRNLLRTKQEEALDAPQEECGIFGLYSEENLDTFSLSQFGLFALQHRGQEACGISVSNSGKIINIKDEGLVLDVYKEIKDPEDFMGNAVIGHTRYTTAGDKKKYNYQPFFAKNEYDQIILSIAHNGNLTNAMELKQELEAEGVVFRATSDSEVILRLIQKNLDLGLRGAIKVTMEKIKGAYSVVGMTRNKFFAFRDFNGIRPLVLGEMKEGNTYVVASESCALDAVGATYVRDIKPGEIIYIGENEEGLKSYMVKNDCERNICSFEYIYFARPDSEMEQINVHEIREKSGEKIWEQAPVEADIVIGVPDSGVPAAIGFSKASGIPFRPVLIKNRYIGRSFIVPTQEMRERIVNLKLNPIISEIKGKRVVIIDDSIVRGTTSKRLVKILKDAGVKEIHFRSVSPPIIAPCYLGIDTPTKDDLISANMSLEELRNYLGVDTLEFLSLENLKAILGSDKHCFGCFTERYPVAKD
- a CDS encoding 5-methylcytosine restriction system specificity protein McrC — translated: MLKLTEHHHYKESFTKQELLERIALSGDLSIPQAIYFKRNNALCFRVDWNSEKYFLETSYYIGLCKIKEWGKTLLISPKVNNEEQKLDVLGMLMEALTEPENFNHLEGLTEIYFEEKWIEIETDTLVPLTLFLVIQFLMTTKQIVRMGLKKSYYNQKESLRNRIKGKILVSEQVKRNALKQRFTYTVCSYQEFGINTEGNQFIKYVLKFVKSYISNYQNDKLKDKLKNILNYNLAVFNTVEDKTFSEFKKREDNVFYKIYNTVYSLGNQILKLTHHSYENTSHKKCKYPPHWIDMSKLFELYVFKKLREQFPERGEVIYHYKANYQELDFLINSNGLKAVVDAKYKPRYNNSNPSKEDIRQLSGYARLEKIYRELNVEDNKIIPAYIIYPNTPPYHIAADNLEEVSIVEKKDKIISIGSKETKKINAYKDMYLIEIDLPYI
- the purC gene encoding phosphoribosylaminoimidazolesuccinocarboxamide synthase; its protein translation is MSQKGAMLYEGKAKQVFATDKAEEVIVRFKDDATAFNAQKKGQVDKKGQMNNAITTLIFQYLNEKGIPTHFIKQLDDREQLVKKVDIIPLEMVVRNYSAGSMAQRLGMEEGIKSPITIFDICYKKDELGDPLINDYHAIFLGAATREELDEMYSLTDKINQILIELFDKMNIILVDFKIELGKTSDGQIILADEISPDTCRLWDKDTMKKLDKDRFRRDLGGVTEAYEEIYERLKKVLA
- a CDS encoding phosphoribosylformylglycinamidine synthase, which gives rise to MSKRIYIEKRGIFDVESPKIFDEIKNILPHIKQVKVYNIYDVFGLNDTDFDKVVYNVFADPVTDVLHYENPAKSSSFAMEFLPGQYDQRADSAQQCIVLLTENTQAKVRSGKLVEIEGINKEGLQKVKDLLINRVESQEKDLSKLEIPEEETPKDVVIYHDFITLNESQLKEFYTEQNFAFGLDDLAYIQDYFKSEQRNPTETELKVLDTYWSDHCRHTTFETELKDIRFEGQFKATLEHIFKDYLEKRAFLGREAKPVSLMDLATVCAKYFHKTGKLDNLVVSDEINACTIKIDAEFDGKKEPWYLLFKNETHNHPTEIEPFGGASTCLGGAIRDPLSGRSFVYQAMRLSGAADVLEPMENTLKGKLPQRTITKQAANGYSSYGNQIGLATTQVSEIYHEGYRAKRMEVGFVVGAVPVDWVKREQPKAGDLVIILGGATGRDGVGGATGSSKEQDETSIHALSTEVQKGNAVEERKIQRLFRNPEVTKLIKKSNDFGAGGVSVAIGEIAESLEVNLDVLPLKYEGLNGTELAISESQERMAVVIDANDKDKFISFCKTENILAVEVAKVTDSGRMQMFWRGEKIVDLSRAFLDTNGCSKTQKALVNHLQEVQAERLEFNETNFKKLLADKNVASQKGLLEMFDSSVGATTVAMPLGGKHQLTPMEGSVQTLPIMEAKDIETVSLASWGFDAAISGQNSMVGAANAVVESVAKIVAMGGDFRKIRLSFQEYFEKLGQNPDKWGKPLASLLGAYHAQMNFELAAIGGKDSMSGTYQDINVPPTLISFACADGQKSNIISPEFKKAGNLIYHFYHQSQETEEAKGLPNYNDLKEIYTYIFSQIKDKKIVSVKTIKEGGIAVGLAKMAFGNGLGAIVNTNDTALLEKNIGGLLIESTEPLSHQLLQKIGEVSNDKKLVINNDSFDIDDLKKVYCQTFETLFPTKEKQKIELELDTELNSIEPRTIIIKKHHITKPKVFTPVFPGTNCEYETLNAFRKEGAEVSMKPLVNLNHTALQESIKAWAKEIDQSQILAFSGGFSAGDEPDGSAKFIVNVLKNDIMCEAVHRLLERDGMIIGICNGFQALVKSGLLPYGEIRDLDQNSPTLAHNSIGRHISQMVNVKVVNEDSPWLKGMKGEIYTIPISHGEGRFMASEEVITQLYKNGQIATQYVDLDGAIAHGMPYNPNNSLFAIEGITSPCGKIFGRMGHPERYAEGLMKNIPTANYHNIFKNGVSYFRD